A section of the Pleuronectes platessa chromosome 7, fPlePla1.1, whole genome shotgun sequence genome encodes:
- the pdcd2l gene encoding LOW QUALITY PROTEIN: programmed cell death protein 2-like (The sequence of the model RefSeq protein was modified relative to this genomic sequence to represent the inferred CDS: deleted 1 base in 1 codon), whose translation MASSAPDVTLVGVCDAELDPDRHRSSYLTNKVGGQPDWLPGISPLCPRCARCGAPLSHVVQVYCPLEASPYHRSLHLFACPGPACSRGPQGWRVLRSQGLENQGQQRAPSRPAPAQEAPLAATDWCDTADDWGLEEEGWGGGVVKKQVREEEDEMKEEEEEEEEEEDVMKEQVPEEEEKDVMKEQVQEEAAAPEAGSLSSRLQDLSLGESHDDLLVFRSFFISVVQESDLWGEEDELEHAQELLREYEGREGVTVRKLEGEGGGEEKYEKSRARHGDAFFSRFMKRISLCPQQILRYCRGGGMLFISEPPPHVAQVVSACGSCGGARTFELQLMPALVSLLQRTDGGGGVELEFGTVLVFTCVNSCWTAGSRSAVEEFCLVQTDPDQQLFN comes from the exons ATGGCCTCCTCGGCTCCGGACGTGACCCTGGTGGGAGTGTGTGACGCGGAGCTGGACCCGGACAGACACCGGTCCTCGTACCTCACCAACAAGGTGGGGGGGCAGCCGGACTGGTTACCGGGCATCTCCCCGCTGTGTCCCCGCTGTGCTCGCTGCGGAGCCCCGCTGAGCCATGTGGTGCAGGTGTACTGCCCCCTGGAGGCCTCCCCCTACCACAGGAGCCTCCACCTGTTCGCCTGCCCGGGGCCCGCGTGCAGCCGCGGGCCGCAGGGCTGGAGGGTGCTCCGCTCCCAGGGTCTGGAGAACCAGGGGCAGCAGCGGGCCCCCAGCCGGCCCGCCCCGGCACAGGAGGCTCCTCTGGCGGCCACTGACTGGTGTGACACCGCTGATGACTGgggcctggaggaggagggttggggAGGAGGTGTGGTGAAGAAGCAGGttcgggaggaggaggatgagatgaaggaggaggaggaggaggaggaggaggaggaggatgtgatgAAGGAGCAggttccagaggaggaggagaaggatgtGATGAAGGAGCAGGTtcaggaggaggcagcagctccTGAAG CAGGAAGTCTGAGCAGCAGACTCCAGGACCTCAGCCTGGGAGAATCACACGATGACCTCCTCGTCTTCCGCTCGTTCTTCATCAGCGTGGTGCAGGAGTCGGACCTGTGGGGCGAGGAAGACGAGCTGGAGCACgctcaggagctgctgagggAGTACGAGGGCAGAGAGGGCGTGACCGTGAGGAAGCTGGAGGGCGAGGGCGGCGGCGAGGAGAAGTACGAGAAGTCCCGAGCCCGACACGGAGACGCCTTCTTCTCCAGGTTCATGAAGAGGATCTCGCTCTGTCCTCAGCAGATCCTACGCTACTGCCGCGGGGGGGGGATGCTCTTCATCTCCGAGCCGCCGCCCCACGTGGCCCAGGTGGTGTCGGCGTGCGGCTCCTGTGGAGGAGCCAGGACGTTCGAGCTGCAGCTGATGCCGGCTCTGGTCAGCCTGCTGCAGAGGACGgacggggggggc ggggtggaGCTGGAGTTCGGGACGGTCCTGGTGTTCACGTGTGTGAACAGCTGCTGGACGGCGGGCTCCCGATCCGCTGTGGAGGAGTTCTGCTTGGTTCAGACCGACCCGGACCAGCAGCTGTTTAACTGA
- the amfra gene encoding LOW QUALITY PROTEIN: autocrine motility factor receptor a (The sequence of the model RefSeq protein was modified relative to this genomic sequence to represent the inferred CDS: inserted 1 base in 1 codon), which yields MPVLFLERVPWPSLQTYTALSAALLTGTVLSVCSSGSFPQSSPEEESRPPGLSSGVNRFLRAGGQGLGSGFGDMAAEVLMSLWTDSVLVWVVVNSSCCVLLLVGRXQWLVFGSLRVSEEQQLKDKFWTFIFYKLVFVFGVLSVQTVDEVLLWWFWFSALLFLQLLVQLCRDRLEYLSLSPAVPLSSRVLLLLVLLMLGCSGLASLCSRLARGRGGHVAGFMAAECMMETVRTAHVMFRSSIHLWDVNQEKKSSSVYYTDLLVELLLLGLDLLHHIHMLIFSNIWLSLASLVIFMQLCSIAQELQRRIHRHLTFLLLLHNMETRFPVASSDELVDGGEDCVICWDVMRSARTLPCGHVFHSSCLRSWLEQDTSCPTCRMSLDIGGGGGVPVETREAVPDNMAAARPHLNQINHFFHFDGSRVARWFSVELMATTNFLLGIAPTTPSQINAMGQPIQEMFPHVPDLEVTGSLEVNTDHILEGRVQNAVLPLVVEHPLIHVTPPPEDDKRESLEDEDEDEEEEEEDEDEAAETQIPEEDVKDQEKKELRFCPSAEERQKLL from the exons ATGCCTGTCCTGTTCCTGGAGCGGGTCCCGTGGCCCAGTCTGCAGACCTACACGGCGCTGAGTGCTGCCTTGCTCACCGGCACCGTCCTCTCCGTCTGCTCCTCCGGCTCCTTCCCTCAGTCCAGCCCGGAGGAGGAGAGCCGCCCCCCGGGACTCAGCTCCGGGGTCAACCGCTTCCTCAGGGCCGGGGGACAGGGGCTGGGCTCCGGCTTTGGAGACATGGCTGCAGAGGTGCTGATGTCCCTGTGGACAGACAGCGTCCTGGTCTGG GTGGTGGTGAACTCGTCCTGCTGTGTCCTGCTGCTCGTTGGCA CTCAGTGGCTTGTCTTCGGTTCCCTGCGTGTCAGTGAGGAACAG caACTGAAGGACAAGTTCTGGACCTTCATCTTCTACAAGCTCGTCTTCGTGTTCGGCGTCCTGAGCGTCCAGACGGTGGACGAGGTGCTGCTGTGGTGGTTCTGGTTCTCGGCCCTgctcttcctccagctcctggtgcAGCTCTGCAGGGACCGACTTGAATAT ctgTCCCTGTCTCCAGCCGTCCCCCTGTCCTCccgggtgctgctgctgctcgtgcTGCTCATGCTCGGCTGCTCGGGTCTGGCCTCGCTCTGCAGCCGGCTGGCTCGAGGTCGGGGGGGACACGTCGCTGGCTTCATGGCTGCGGAG TGCATGATGGAGACGGTCAGGACGGCACACGTCATGTTTCG CTCCTCAATCCACCTGTGGGACGTGAACCAGGAGAAGAAGTCCTCCTCCGTGTACTACACCGACCTGCTGGTGGAGCTGCTCCTACTGGGCCTGGACCTGCTGCATCACATCCACATGCTG ATCTTCAGTAACATCTGGTTGTCTCTGGCGAGTCTGGTCATCTTCATGCAGCTCTGCTCCATCGCTCAGGAGCTTCAGAGGAGAATCCACCGCCACCtcaccttcctgctgctgctgcacaacatGGAGACCAG gTTTCCTGTGGCGTCTTCAGATGAACTGGTGGACGGTGGTGAGGACTGTGTGATCTGCTGGGACGTGATGCGTTCAGCTCGGACGCTGCCCTGCGGTCACGTCTTCCACAG ctCATGTCTCCGCTCGTGGCTGGAGCAGGACACATCCTGTCCAACCTGTCGGATGTCCCTGGACatcggtggaggaggaggagttcctGTGGAGACCAGAGAGGCCGTCCCAGACAACATGGCTGCTGCTCGGCCGCACCTCAACCAGATCAACCACTTCTTTCACTTTGACG GGTCTCGTGTCGCCCGCTGGTTCTCTGTGGAGCTCATGGCCACAACCAACTTCCTGCTGGGCATCGCACCGACAACCCCGTCTCAGATCAACGCCATG ggtcaGCCTATCCAGGAGATGTTCCCTCATGTTCCCGACCTGGAGGTCACTGGATCCCTGGAGGTCAACACAGACCACATCCTGGAGGGACGAGTCCAGAACGCCGTCCTGCCGCTG GTTGTGGAGCACCCGCTCATCCACGTGACTCCTCCCCCTGAGGACGACAAGCGTGAGAGcctggaggacgaggacgaggacgaggaagaggaagaggaggatgaggatgaggcgGCGGAGACACAGATTCCAGAGGAGGACGTGAAGGATCAGGAGAAGAAGGAGTTACGGTTTTGTCCATCAGCTGAGGAGCGACAGAAGCTGCTGTAG